In one window of Pseudobdellovibrionaceae bacterium DNA:
- a CDS encoding long-chain fatty acid--CoA ligase — MNKTLLHHFLDAAHRPSHLSAFIFKRGRKWLHRSWPQVFNDVAQLSSGLSELGLKKGDHIAIWGNTRMEWALADLAGLSLGAIVVPIYANNHVDDIEYILHHCEAQFLICENSALLKKWAQVDRSRLQVKQVICMDSQCQRPEFVKTLREVSEMGADLHKNQPEALSDRCHQLSPDDAATVIYTSGTTGRPKGVLLTHRQIISEVSDVFSALNCTSQDCTLSFLPYAHIFGRVEMWGSVYAGYTLAFAESIERLKHNLRDIKPTILIGVPRIFEKLHSAIVSQSEASPWKRSAFRWATDVGQKISDHKQNRTLPSFALLTQSILAKSLVLAPVQDVLGGRLRFAVSGGAPLSREVAEFFHSLGLLVLEGYGLTETTAGVILNTPFSYRFGTIGKPIGDVQVRLAPDGELMIRSDKVMKEYFKDPEATQEAFEDGFFKTGDIAQIDKQGFITITDRKKDLIKTAGGKYVAPQKLVSRLKISPYISNVHVHGDKRKYIVSLLTLDEAATTQYAKKKGLSFQNMSSLVTQKPIQDLIREIVAEANSHLASHETIKNYAILPTDFTVQSGELTPSLKVKRNVVDQNYATLIDELYGIT, encoded by the coding sequence ATGAACAAAACCCTTTTGCACCATTTTTTGGACGCCGCCCACCGCCCCAGTCACCTATCTGCCTTTATTTTCAAAAGAGGTCGAAAATGGCTGCATCGATCTTGGCCGCAGGTTTTTAACGATGTGGCTCAGCTCAGTTCAGGTTTAAGCGAGCTCGGCCTTAAAAAAGGGGATCACATAGCTATCTGGGGCAACACAAGAATGGAGTGGGCCCTAGCTGATTTGGCCGGCCTTTCGCTGGGGGCGATTGTGGTGCCCATATATGCCAACAATCATGTGGATGACATTGAATACATTCTGCACCACTGCGAAGCCCAATTTTTAATTTGTGAAAATAGCGCCCTTCTTAAAAAATGGGCACAAGTGGATAGATCGCGATTGCAAGTGAAACAAGTCATTTGCATGGATTCTCAGTGTCAACGACCAGAATTTGTAAAGACTCTGAGAGAAGTCTCTGAAATGGGAGCCGATTTACATAAAAACCAACCCGAGGCGCTTAGTGATCGATGTCATCAGTTGAGTCCTGACGACGCAGCCACGGTCATTTACACATCAGGAACTACGGGACGCCCCAAAGGGGTCTTGCTGACACACAGGCAGATTATTAGCGAAGTGTCTGACGTCTTCAGTGCTCTTAATTGCACTTCACAGGATTGCACACTGAGCTTTCTCCCCTACGCCCATATTTTTGGACGCGTTGAAATGTGGGGCAGCGTCTATGCCGGGTACACCTTGGCGTTTGCCGAAAGTATTGAACGACTCAAACATAATTTGCGAGACATCAAACCCACTATTCTCATCGGAGTACCGCGAATTTTTGAAAAACTACACAGTGCCATTGTTTCGCAATCAGAAGCGTCACCCTGGAAACGAAGTGCATTTCGCTGGGCCACTGATGTGGGACAAAAGATCAGTGATCATAAACAAAATCGAACGCTTCCCTCGTTTGCGCTATTAACGCAGTCGATCCTGGCTAAATCATTGGTTTTAGCACCGGTACAAGATGTTTTAGGAGGCCGCCTACGCTTTGCAGTCTCAGGCGGAGCACCGCTAAGTCGAGAAGTGGCTGAGTTTTTTCACTCTCTGGGCCTTCTTGTTCTTGAAGGCTACGGCCTGACAGAAACCACTGCTGGCGTTATTCTTAACACTCCATTTTCTTACCGCTTTGGTACTATCGGAAAACCCATTGGTGACGTGCAAGTTCGCTTGGCCCCTGACGGAGAACTAATGATTCGCTCTGATAAAGTCATGAAAGAATATTTCAAAGACCCAGAGGCCACTCAAGAGGCCTTTGAGGACGGCTTTTTCAAAACCGGTGATATTGCTCAAATCGATAAACAGGGCTTTATAACCATTACGGACCGAAAAAAAGACCTGATAAAAACAGCCGGTGGCAAATATGTAGCGCCACAAAAATTAGTGAGCCGATTAAAAATCAGTCCCTATATTTCAAATGTTCACGTTCACGGTGATAAAAGAAAATATATCGTATCACTTTTGACATTGGATGAAGCGGCAACCACCCAATACGCCAAGAAAAAAGGCCTTTCATTTCAAAACATGAGTTCACTGGTCACTCAAAAACCCATCCAAGACCTGATTAGAGAAATTGTTGCCGAGGCCAACTCACATCTTGCCAGCCACGAAACAATAAAAAACTATGCGATCTTACCCACCGACTTCACCGTGCAATCTGGCGAACTCACACCTAGCCTCAAGGTGAAACGAAACGTAGTGGATCAAAACTACGCCACACTTATTGACGAGCTCTATGGGATCACGTGA
- a CDS encoding XRE family transcriptional regulator, producing MSFPKEKRLSRIRKDLEKVEGFLMLDPDADELARFRFRICQDLLKYAQRKNFKDVEMAEFLEIPKADMSRIFNHRIDKFSTDKLIKLYSKINPDYKLKVS from the coding sequence ATGAGTTTTCCAAAAGAGAAAAGGCTTTCTAGAATTCGTAAGGATCTTGAAAAGGTAGAAGGTTTTTTGATGCTCGATCCAGATGCTGACGAGCTTGCTAGGTTTCGTTTTCGCATCTGCCAGGACTTATTGAAATACGCACAAAGAAAGAACTTTAAAGATGTGGAAATGGCTGAATTTTTAGAAATACCAAAAGCGGATATGAGTCGTATATTCAACCATCGAATCGATAAGTTTAGTACAGACAAGTTGATAAAGCTTTATTCAAAAATTAACCCGGATTATAAGCTGAAAGTTTCATAG
- a CDS encoding M3 family metallopeptidase, whose product MKTNDQINNPLLSASNLKHEAIDFPKIKSVHFIPAVEFHIAEAKKIIASIRDNSAPPTFENTVEALETADEALGIVTSVFYSLLNAEANDELNEIANELGPKTSAFSNDILLDDKLFSRIKTIYDQKDQLQLDTEASKLLEETYVNFTRNGALLKGSDKEKLRKIDEEKSRLGPAFHNHVLKATNSFELIIEDEGDLAGLPESSVSAAAHAAKEKGYRHAWLFNLDAPSFVPFLKYADNRELREKMYLAYSSRAFEDDFDNQDNVKKIVQLRNDRAQLLGYKSHADYVLKKRMAETPDQVFAFLKRIYEVARPAAEKDMRQVQEMADSLGGPPLLQPWDFAYYAEKLQQKLFDFDEEELRPYFKIENVVAGVFLHATKLYGLEFKPSDEYPVYHKDVKVYEVYDSNNKNEFMGLFYTDYFPRPTKKGGAWMTSFRDQGLIGGQLKRPHVSIVCNFTKPTPDKPSLLTFREVQTLFHEFGHALHMLLSKCRYTSLSGANVYWDFVELPSQVMENWTLEKESLDLFARHYESNEMIPADLTQKIKDSDRFLAGYHTLRQIHYGTLDMAWHTADPKNIRDVGEFERMALEDKVVMPMIPGTSISCSFSHIFAGGYSAGYYSYQWAQVLDADAFEYFQEKGLFNPEVANKFRTFILERGGTENPMDLYVKFRGRKPDPDALLRRSGLS is encoded by the coding sequence ATGAAAACTAATGACCAAATTAATAATCCGCTACTAAGTGCCTCTAACCTTAAACACGAAGCCATTGATTTTCCTAAAATCAAAAGTGTTCATTTTATTCCGGCTGTTGAATTTCATATTGCCGAAGCAAAAAAAATCATCGCTTCAATTCGGGACAATTCGGCGCCACCCACTTTTGAGAACACCGTCGAAGCACTAGAAACGGCAGATGAAGCTCTTGGTATCGTCACCAGCGTGTTTTACAGCCTGCTCAATGCCGAAGCCAACGATGAACTCAACGAAATAGCCAATGAGTTGGGGCCAAAGACTTCGGCCTTCAGCAATGATATTTTACTCGACGATAAATTGTTTTCTCGAATTAAAACTATTTACGATCAAAAAGACCAGCTGCAGCTGGACACAGAAGCTAGCAAACTGCTTGAAGAGACCTATGTCAACTTCACTAGAAATGGCGCTCTATTAAAAGGCAGCGACAAAGAAAAACTTAGAAAAATCGATGAAGAAAAATCAAGGCTAGGTCCCGCGTTTCATAATCACGTTCTCAAGGCCACTAACTCCTTCGAATTAATTATCGAAGACGAAGGAGACCTTGCGGGACTTCCTGAGTCTTCCGTCTCTGCAGCGGCTCACGCGGCAAAAGAAAAAGGTTACCGGCATGCCTGGCTATTCAATCTGGACGCCCCCAGTTTTGTGCCGTTTCTGAAATACGCAGACAACCGAGAACTCAGAGAAAAAATGTATTTGGCCTATTCAAGCCGGGCGTTTGAAGACGACTTTGACAACCAAGACAATGTCAAAAAAATCGTGCAGCTCCGCAACGACCGGGCGCAACTTTTAGGTTATAAAAGTCATGCCGACTATGTGTTAAAAAAGCGTATGGCCGAAACCCCCGACCAAGTATTTGCCTTTTTAAAGAGAATCTATGAAGTGGCACGACCGGCGGCCGAAAAAGACATGCGGCAAGTGCAAGAAATGGCCGACAGCTTAGGTGGCCCACCCCTTTTACAGCCGTGGGATTTTGCTTACTATGCTGAAAAACTACAGCAAAAGTTATTCGATTTTGACGAAGAAGAACTACGCCCCTACTTCAAGATTGAAAACGTTGTGGCTGGAGTATTTTTACATGCCACAAAACTTTACGGCCTCGAATTTAAACCCTCCGACGAATATCCTGTCTACCACAAAGACGTGAAAGTTTATGAGGTCTATGATTCCAACAATAAAAATGAATTCATGGGACTTTTTTATACCGACTACTTCCCGCGCCCCACAAAAAAAGGGGGCGCTTGGATGACCTCATTTCGTGATCAAGGACTGATCGGCGGCCAGCTTAAACGGCCACATGTAAGCATTGTCTGCAACTTCACAAAACCCACTCCTGATAAGCCCTCTTTGTTAACCTTTCGCGAAGTGCAAACGCTGTTTCACGAATTTGGCCATGCTTTACATATGTTGCTTTCGAAATGTCGATACACCTCGCTCTCAGGCGCCAATGTGTATTGGGATTTTGTAGAACTCCCCTCGCAAGTTATGGAGAACTGGACACTTGAAAAGGAATCCTTGGATTTGTTCGCTCGCCATTATGAATCAAACGAAATGATCCCCGCTGATTTAACGCAAAAAATTAAAGACAGCGATCGATTTTTGGCCGGCTACCACACACTAAGGCAAATTCACTACGGAACATTAGATATGGCTTGGCACACGGCCGACCCTAAAAACATTCGCGATGTGGGTGAATTTGAGCGCATGGCACTGGAAGATAAAGTGGTGATGCCGATGATTCCCGGTACCAGTATTTCTTGCTCCTTTTCTCATATATTTGCTGGCGGTTATTCTGCGGGATATTACAGCTACCAGTGGGCGCAAGTTTTAGATGCTGACGCTTTTGAATATTTTCAAGAAAAAGGGCTGTTTAATCCGGAAGTGGCTAATAAGTTTAGAACCTTTATTCTTGAGCGCGGGGGCACGGAAAACCCCATGGATTTATACGTAAAATTCAGAGGTCGAAAACCCGATCCGGATGCACTATTAAGACGCAGTGGACTTTCTTAA
- a CDS encoding NAD(+)/NADH kinase has product MARTKKKHPGPHRKIKTTLLVHRQGTPRAKKLAQEVGVWLQDKGVRVYSHPQQSLSSKIAKWPKTKSFERADLVVVLGGDGTYLEAVRLLGGKKVPILGINLGSLGFLTETRVDDLYTALQLVLDNKLEMRPRSMLEVTVTRDGKQRLLSTALNDVVIERGSRSHLINMGIYSERHLVSHLKADGVIIASPTGSTAYNLAAHGPILHPEVPAVVVTPICPHALTSRPMIFPDNQQLCFRLNDPKQKAFLTVDGQYRLEIKSTDDVLVSKASCDHFVLRKPSHNYFDLLREKLKFGQRD; this is encoded by the coding sequence TTGGCTCGCACAAAGAAAAAGCATCCAGGCCCTCATCGAAAAATTAAAACCACCTTGCTTGTACATAGACAAGGCACCCCTCGAGCTAAAAAGTTGGCGCAAGAAGTGGGAGTATGGCTACAAGACAAGGGTGTTCGGGTTTATTCTCACCCCCAACAAAGTCTCTCCTCCAAAATTGCAAAGTGGCCAAAAACAAAGAGTTTCGAGCGAGCCGACCTTGTTGTTGTTTTAGGTGGAGATGGTACCTACCTTGAGGCCGTTCGCCTGCTCGGCGGCAAAAAGGTGCCCATATTGGGTATCAATTTGGGGTCTTTAGGGTTTCTCACTGAAACTCGTGTGGACGATCTTTATACGGCTTTGCAATTGGTTTTAGATAATAAACTTGAAATGCGGCCTCGCTCCATGCTGGAGGTGACCGTCACCCGGGATGGCAAACAGCGCTTATTATCAACCGCTTTAAACGATGTGGTGATCGAGCGGGGTTCTCGTAGCCACCTGATTAACATGGGCATTTACAGCGAACGACATTTAGTCAGCCACCTAAAGGCCGATGGTGTGATTATAGCCAGTCCCACGGGCTCCACAGCCTACAACCTGGCAGCCCATGGCCCGATTCTTCACCCCGAGGTGCCAGCGGTTGTGGTCACGCCCATTTGTCCGCATGCGCTAACCAGTCGTCCGATGATCTTCCCGGACAACCAACAACTTTGCTTTCGACTCAACGATCCAAAGCAAAAAGCGTTTTTAACTGTAGACGGACAGTACCGACTTGAGATTAAATCCACTGATGATGTGCTGGTCAGTAAAGCATCATGTGATCACTTCGTATTAAGAAAGCCCAGCCACAATTATTTTGACCTGCTTCGAGAAAAACTGAAGTTCGGTCAACGCGACTAA
- the recN gene encoding DNA repair protein RecN, which produces MLLELKVKDFAIINSVEIGFKPGLNVLSGETGAGKSVLLKSLALLMGEKALADTVRTGASNAVIEGFFDLGHRQDVSQHLEAMGIDTADDVLVVRRVIQSHGKSRVYLNGHLSALNNLKDIVAPLIEVTGQAAPLIEMTGQHDNRHLQSRAYHLDVLDDYTNSWPLRQKFSDAYKQLNDLEDKIESISQDTRERAQRLDFLTYQRDEIAALGLKPGDEDELENTVKRLRNSSQLEVFAAAAEDALYGDDDSALVRLHQVIQQAADFQRVDPGLAAKAEPLAQAKALIEDFVYEIRDYGRQLEASPDELQDYEEKLSQLRKLQKKYGESVADILKMLSSIEDEINQLELSDESLEQLKKQHKGLSKEVARLAEELHARRKNGSDLLAKSINDELKDLNMKGLTFLIEVRSDEHMTSTGQSLVEFMTKTSKQDTPRPLAKFASGGELSRILLSIKRVVGLSTQPRTYLFDEVDAGVSGLTAEKVGRKLKSIAQGQQVICVTHLPQVAAFADAHYLIQKNTQGQGVNMEVSELTKGKRVNEIARLISGEKITKTSLDHAKALLQEVQP; this is translated from the coding sequence ATGTTACTCGAACTGAAGGTGAAAGACTTTGCCATTATCAATTCTGTGGAGATTGGCTTTAAACCCGGCTTAAATGTATTAAGTGGCGAAACAGGTGCCGGCAAGTCTGTCTTGCTAAAAAGTTTAGCTCTTTTAATGGGTGAGAAAGCGCTAGCCGACACCGTTCGCACCGGAGCTTCAAATGCCGTGATCGAGGGCTTTTTTGACCTAGGTCATCGCCAGGATGTGAGCCAGCACTTAGAAGCAATGGGAATAGACACTGCAGATGATGTGCTTGTGGTGCGACGGGTGATTCAGTCCCATGGAAAAAGCCGCGTGTATTTAAACGGTCACCTGTCAGCATTAAATAACTTAAAAGATATTGTGGCACCGCTTATCGAAGTGACAGGCCAAGCGGCCCCCCTTATTGAAATGACTGGCCAACACGATAACCGTCATCTTCAATCGCGGGCCTACCACCTAGATGTTTTAGATGACTACACCAATTCATGGCCCCTTCGGCAAAAGTTTTCGGACGCTTACAAACAGTTAAATGATCTAGAAGATAAAATTGAAAGCATCTCGCAAGACACCAGAGAGCGGGCCCAAAGACTTGATTTTTTAACCTACCAGCGAGATGAGATAGCCGCGCTGGGTTTAAAACCAGGCGACGAAGATGAACTTGAAAATACGGTTAAGCGACTGCGAAACTCTTCACAACTGGAAGTGTTCGCGGCGGCCGCAGAAGATGCCCTTTACGGCGACGATGACTCAGCTCTTGTGCGCCTCCATCAGGTGATACAACAAGCGGCCGACTTTCAGCGGGTAGACCCTGGCCTTGCCGCTAAAGCTGAACCTCTGGCGCAGGCAAAAGCATTGATTGAAGATTTTGTCTATGAAATCAGAGACTACGGACGCCAACTCGAAGCAAGCCCCGATGAACTGCAGGATTACGAGGAAAAACTCAGTCAGCTGCGAAAGCTACAAAAAAAATATGGCGAGTCGGTGGCTGATATTCTAAAAATGCTCTCAAGTATTGAAGATGAAATTAACCAACTCGAACTTTCTGATGAATCACTTGAGCAACTAAAAAAACAACACAAAGGTCTTTCTAAAGAGGTGGCTCGACTCGCAGAAGAGCTTCATGCCCGCAGAAAAAATGGCTCTGACCTTTTGGCTAAAAGTATCAACGACGAGCTAAAAGACCTCAACATGAAAGGTCTGACTTTTCTTATCGAAGTTCGCAGTGATGAACATATGACCTCCACGGGCCAATCCCTAGTGGAATTCATGACTAAAACGTCAAAGCAAGACACCCCTCGACCACTGGCAAAATTTGCAAGCGGTGGCGAACTCAGTCGCATACTTCTTTCTATTAAAAGAGTGGTCGGACTTTCTACACAGCCTCGAACGTATCTTTTTGATGAGGTGGATGCTGGAGTGAGCGGTCTCACTGCTGAAAAAGTCGGGCGTAAATTGAAATCCATAGCGCAAGGTCAGCAGGTGATCTGCGTGACTCACTTGCCACAAGTGGCCGCCTTTGCAGATGCTCACTACTTGATACAAAAAAACACACAAGGGCAAGGGGTCAACATGGAAGTCTCTGAGTTGACCAAGGGCAAGAGGGTGAATGAAATCGCCCGCCTGATTTCTGGTGAAAAAATCACCAAAACAAGTTTGGATCACGCCAAAGCACTGCTGCAAGAAGTGCAGCCGTAA
- a CDS encoding prepilin-type N-terminal cleavage/methylation domain-containing protein, protein MKRVSAGFSLVELLVATLIGVMVLLGIGTIINAINHQRTRIETIGELQSAIHIAERKIYPLQEIGGGSLRPWHSLWVEDNCAARLDLPSCNGSDRATVINVSDSPECSIVSYDSDTKTIELNLEPAGDCCLQATDEKKSLFMLNGDFQQLAFIDTIDMATCKAVLANHLQGSQFVNLPADDNDWVGGSSTLVTVGTYYWDSTLNNLSLASDLDNDGLIASGETVKLIDNVFEFQLALGYDLTPSDGVITNTNDDDDEWLYNFGNTESLGVGVFATTLPLHLRQVEVHMVLALPRQPSAPTSFSDQYLNGPSRTFNNLYTQDFVTRMNFRNSLLYR, encoded by the coding sequence ATGAAGAGAGTATCTGCTGGGTTTTCGCTAGTTGAACTGCTTGTGGCCACGTTGATCGGCGTGATGGTGCTCTTAGGTATCGGCACTATAATAAACGCCATCAACCATCAAAGAACGCGAATCGAAACCATTGGCGAGCTGCAATCTGCAATCCATATTGCTGAGCGGAAGATCTATCCTCTACAAGAAATTGGCGGTGGCAGTTTGCGCCCGTGGCACAGCTTGTGGGTCGAAGACAACTGTGCGGCACGATTAGATCTTCCCAGTTGTAATGGGTCAGACCGCGCAACAGTAATTAATGTTTCCGACTCGCCTGAATGTAGTATCGTAAGTTACGATTCAGACACCAAAACCATTGAACTGAACCTCGAACCCGCTGGAGATTGCTGCTTGCAAGCCACCGACGAGAAGAAGTCTCTTTTTATGCTCAATGGGGATTTTCAACAATTAGCTTTCATAGATACCATTGATATGGCGACGTGCAAAGCCGTCCTCGCAAACCACTTGCAGGGTAGTCAGTTTGTCAACTTACCGGCAGATGACAATGATTGGGTGGGGGGGTCGTCAACATTGGTAACAGTTGGAACCTATTACTGGGATAGCACTTTGAACAATCTTAGTTTAGCCAGCGACCTTGACAATGATGGTCTTATCGCAAGCGGCGAAACAGTGAAGCTCATAGACAACGTATTTGAATTTCAATTGGCACTTGGCTATGACTTGACTCCGTCAGACGGGGTGATCACCAACACCAATGATGACGATGACGAATGGCTTTACAATTTTGGTAATACGGAGTCCCTGGGTGTTGGCGTATTTGCTACGACGCTGCCTCTGCATTTGCGTCAGGTCGAAGTGCACATGGTGCTTGCACTTCCCCGCCAGCCATCCGCGCCCACTTCTTTTTCTGACCAATATTTAAACGGACCCTCAAGAACTTTTAATAATTTATATACGCAAGATTTTGTCACTCGAATGAACTTTCGAAACAGTTTACTCTATAGGTAA
- a CDS encoding UDP-2,3-diacylglucosamine diphosphatase, giving the protein MQSPRARSFVQFLKDLGTTKPITHLFLLGDIFDLWIGDHQYFKDKFQEAIVEIRRLLQQGVQVHYFEGNHDLYLTQFWQNQLGATVYPGPALFLLDGLSVRVEHGDQMDPEDRGYLFLRWFLRTRCMRFISKVLPGPLVAKIGEQASNASRKYTTHTKTIDKDRALSVIRQHAKKVIQEKPFSVIVTGHVHISDDYQFEFQNNTVRSINLGSWMDHPFVLKIENGTVAVKNLNLEYS; this is encoded by the coding sequence ATGCAATCTCCCAGGGCGCGGTCGTTTGTTCAATTTCTAAAAGATCTAGGTACAACAAAGCCAATCACTCATCTTTTTTTATTGGGCGATATTTTTGATTTGTGGATTGGTGACCATCAATATTTTAAAGACAAGTTCCAAGAAGCCATTGTGGAAATCAGACGCCTATTGCAGCAAGGTGTTCAGGTTCACTACTTTGAGGGGAACCACGATCTTTATTTGACCCAATTTTGGCAGAATCAATTGGGTGCCACGGTATATCCGGGCCCAGCGCTATTTTTGCTGGACGGTCTTTCTGTGAGAGTGGAGCACGGGGACCAAATGGATCCTGAGGACCGAGGGTATTTGTTTTTAAGATGGTTTTTGCGCACAAGGTGTATGCGTTTTATATCAAAGGTGCTTCCAGGTCCATTGGTGGCAAAAATCGGTGAGCAGGCCAGTAATGCCAGTCGAAAATACACCACTCATACTAAAACCATCGACAAAGACCGCGCCCTTTCCGTGATCCGTCAACACGCCAAAAAAGTGATTCAAGAAAAACCATTTTCAGTAATTGTGACTGGTCATGTTCATATATCAGATGACTATCAATTCGAATTTCAAAACAACACAGTTCGATCTATCAATTTGGGTTCTTGGATGGATCATCCCTTCGTACTGAAAATTGAAAACGGTACCGTAGCCGTGAAAAATTTGAATTTAGAATACTCTTAA
- the ftsZ gene encoding cell division protein FtsZ produces the protein MFELEESNELGACIKVIGVGGGGSNAVQTMIEGGLNGVEFIVANTDRQALAANRADGKIQLGSDLTKGLGAGANPEIGKRAAIESYNDIVEALEGADMVFVTAGMGGGTGTGGAPIVAKIAKELGALTIGVVTKPFVFEGKKRKRHADLGIQELKENVDTLIVIPNQKLLAISSDRTPLLETFKRADEVLLQAVKGISDLINIRGLINLDFADIRTVMAAKGMAIMGTGSASGENRAVEAASQAISSPLLENIAIDGATGIIINVTGGEDLTLWEVNEASTLITEAAHEDAEVIFGSVIDSTITDEVKVTVIATGFYSEQSDTLHDQIHRLQAMAQAQLSMQMDSGRPAQINQVDMFQNLPNQQTVSVSTPSTSEMLRPEPAARVPQPPPVEPKMAADLEPPTLSPLRETGAQEISAKPEIPGQPERPEPLPRDILLAKAKAWRESQGGRTIEESQQLTMDVEDESDPLQAARRMAQEVASSPFDSDSLETPAYLRRHHGDRDSHDSLD, from the coding sequence ATGTTTGAACTTGAAGAATCAAATGAATTGGGCGCATGTATAAAAGTAATTGGTGTTGGTGGCGGTGGCAGTAACGCCGTACAGACCATGATCGAGGGTGGATTGAACGGCGTTGAGTTCATTGTCGCAAACACTGACAGACAGGCTCTTGCCGCCAACCGGGCTGATGGCAAAATTCAATTGGGTTCAGACCTAACCAAGGGCCTTGGGGCTGGTGCCAATCCTGAAATTGGAAAGCGTGCCGCCATTGAATCTTACAATGACATCGTAGAAGCCCTTGAAGGCGCCGACATGGTTTTTGTGACGGCCGGAATGGGCGGTGGTACGGGAACAGGTGGTGCTCCTATTGTTGCGAAAATCGCAAAAGAGCTCGGCGCACTGACGATTGGTGTTGTAACAAAGCCTTTTGTCTTTGAAGGTAAGAAGCGTAAGCGCCATGCCGACCTAGGTATTCAAGAGCTAAAAGAAAACGTCGATACACTAATTGTTATTCCCAACCAAAAACTATTGGCCATTTCCAGCGACCGCACGCCTCTGCTTGAAACCTTTAAGCGGGCTGACGAAGTTCTCTTACAAGCTGTAAAAGGCATTTCTGATCTTATTAATATTAGGGGTCTTATTAACCTCGATTTTGCCGATATTCGTACTGTTATGGCCGCAAAAGGTATGGCCATCATGGGTACGGGTTCAGCTTCTGGCGAAAACCGTGCTGTCGAGGCCGCATCGCAAGCGATTTCTTCACCTCTTCTTGAAAACATCGCTATTGATGGGGCGACCGGCATTATCATTAATGTCACCGGAGGCGAAGATCTGACACTTTGGGAGGTGAACGAAGCTTCCACATTGATCACCGAGGCAGCTCATGAAGATGCAGAAGTGATTTTTGGAAGTGTTATTGATAGCACCATTACCGATGAAGTTAAGGTCACAGTGATTGCCACAGGTTTTTACAGCGAGCAAAGTGACACGCTTCATGACCAGATTCATCGACTGCAAGCCATGGCTCAAGCCCAATTAAGTATGCAAATGGATAGCGGCAGGCCAGCACAGATCAATCAGGTGGATATGTTTCAAAATTTGCCCAACCAGCAAACCGTGTCGGTGAGCACACCGAGCACCTCTGAAATGTTGCGACCTGAGCCGGCGGCTCGAGTTCCACAACCACCTCCAGTGGAACCCAAAATGGCAGCCGATCTTGAGCCACCCACGTTGTCGCCCCTTCGCGAAACAGGGGCCCAAGAAATTTCAGCAAAACCCGAAATCCCTGGCCAACCGGAGCGCCCAGAGCCTTTGCCTCGGGATATCTTATTGGCCAAAGCCAAGGCCTGGAGAGAAAGCCAAGGTGGACGGACTATTGAAGAATCACAACAGCTCACTATGGACGTTGAGGACGAGTCAGATCCGTTACAAGCGGCTCGTCGTATGGCTCAAGAAGTGGCCTCTTCGCCCTTTGACTCTGACAGCCTTGAAACGCCAGCCTATTTGCGGCGGCATCATGGCGACAGAGATAGCCACGATTCTTTGGATTAA